A genome region from Taeniopygia guttata chromosome 5, bTaeGut7.mat, whole genome shotgun sequence includes the following:
- the COCH gene encoding cochlin isoform X2 codes for MWLSVLLLGAFLLSGPVRGSDGSASTAITCFTRGLDLRKGTEDVLCPANCPLWQFYVFGDGVYASLSSVCGAAIHSGVITNTGGAVKVQTLPGQESYPAVNANGIQSQVLSRWASSFSVTGTKNAALEAVGRSVSTARPSTGKRPKKTLDKKAGNKDCKADIAFLIDGSYNIGQRRFNLQKNFVGKVAVMLGIGTEGPHVGVVQASEHPKIEFYLKNFTATKEVLFAIKELGFRGGNSNTGKALKYTAQKFFSLENGARKGIPKIIVVFLDGWPSDDLEEAGIVAREFGVNVFIVSVAKPTTEELGMVQDIGFVDKAVCRNNGFFSYQMPTWFGTTKYVKPLVQKLCSHEQMLCSKTCYNSVNIGFLIDGSSSIGEINFRLMLEFVSNVAKAFEISDIGSKVAAVQFTYNQRKEFGFTDHVTKEKVLSAIHNIQYMSGGTATGDAISFTTRTVFGPVKDGPNKNFLIVLTDGQSYDDVTGPAAAAKKAGITVFSVGVAWAPLDDLKEMASEPRESHTFFTREFTGLEQMVPDIIRGICKDYLDSKQ; via the exons atGTGGCTCTCGGTGCTGCTCCTCG GCGCCTTCCTGCTCTCCGGCCCGGTGCGCGGCAGCGACGGCTCGG ctTCTACTGCTATCACGTGCTTTACAAGAGGACTTGACCTTAGAAAGGGGACAGAAGATGTCCTTTGCCCAGCAAACTGTCCTCTGTGGCAATTTTATGTCTTTGGGGATGGAGTTTATGCCTCTCTTTCGAGTGTCTGTGGAGCTGCCATACACAG TGGGGTGATTACCAACACAGGAGGAGCTGTAAAGGTACAGACTCTCCCAGGACAGGAAAGCTACCCTGCTGTAAATGCCAATGGGATCCAGTCTCAGGTGCTCTCTAGATGGGCTTCATCTTTCTCAGTGACTG GTACCAAGAACGCAGCTCTGGAAGCAGTTGGGCGGTCGGTGTCCACAGCCCGTCCCTCTACAG GTAAAAGACCTAAGAAGACTCTTGATAAAAAGGCTGGAAACAAAG ACTGTAAAGCTGATATTGCATTTCTCATTGATGGAAGCTACAACATCGGCCAACGTAGGTTTAACTTGCAGAAAAACTTTGTTGGAAAAGTAGCTGTAATGTTGGGAATTGGAACAGAAGGGCCTCATGTTGGAGTTGTACAGGCCAG tGAACATCCAAAAATTGAATTCTATCTGAAAAACTTTACTGCTACAAAAGAAGTTTTGTTTGCCATAAAGGAATTGGGCTTCAGAGGAGGCAATTCCAATACAG GCAAAGCTTTGAAGTACACAGCTCAGAAATTCTTCTCTCTGGAAAATGGAGCACGGAAGGGAATTCCCAAGATCATTGTAGTGTTTCTGGATGGCTGGCCCTCAGATGATCTAGAAGAAGCGGGAATAGTGGCCAGAGAATTTGGAGTCAACGTGTTCATTGTGTCTGTAGCAAAGCCCACAacagaggagctgggaatggtACAGGACATTGGTTTTGTTGACAAA GCTGTCTGTCGAAACAATGGCTTCTTCTCTTACCAAATGCCCACCTGGTTTGGTACTACCAAATATGTAAAACCTCTTGTCCAAAAACTGTGCTCACATGAGCAGATGTTGTGTAGCAAGACTTGCTACAATTCCGTCAACATTGGTTTCCTGATAGATGGTTCCAGCAGCATTGGCGAGATCAACTTCCGCCTCATGCTTGAGTTCGTGAGCAACGTGGCAAAAGCTTTTGAGATCTCTGACATTGGCTCCAAGGTGGCAGCTGTGCAGTTCACCTACAACCAGAGAAAAGAGTTCGGCTTCACAGACCACGTCACCAAGGAAAAGGTCCTCTCGGCCATCCACAACATCCAGTACATGAGCGGCGGCACTGCTACTGGCGATGCCATTTCTTTCACAACCAGGACTGTGTTTGGGCCAGTGAAAGATGGACCTAACAAGAATTTCCTCATTGTTCTGACTGATGGTCAGTCTTATGATGATGTTACaggacctgctgcagctgcaaaaaaagcag GAATAACAGTCTTCTCTGTTGGTGTTGCCTGGGCACCTTTGGATGATCTGAAAGAAATGGCTTCTGAACCAAGAGAATCTCACACTTTCTTCACCAGGGAGTTCACAGGATTGGAGCAGATGGTACCTGATATTATTAGAGGCATCTGTAAAGACTATTTGGACtctaaacaataa
- the COCH gene encoding cochlin isoform X1, whose amino-acid sequence MWLSVLLLGAFLLSGPVRGSDGSASTAITCFTRGLDLRKGTEDVLCPANCPLWQFYVFGDGVYASLSSVCGAAIHSGVITNTGGAVKVQTLPGQESYPAVNANGIQSQVLSRWASSFSVTAGTKNAALEAVGRSVSTARPSTGKRPKKTLDKKAGNKDCKADIAFLIDGSYNIGQRRFNLQKNFVGKVAVMLGIGTEGPHVGVVQASEHPKIEFYLKNFTATKEVLFAIKELGFRGGNSNTGKALKYTAQKFFSLENGARKGIPKIIVVFLDGWPSDDLEEAGIVAREFGVNVFIVSVAKPTTEELGMVQDIGFVDKAVCRNNGFFSYQMPTWFGTTKYVKPLVQKLCSHEQMLCSKTCYNSVNIGFLIDGSSSIGEINFRLMLEFVSNVAKAFEISDIGSKVAAVQFTYNQRKEFGFTDHVTKEKVLSAIHNIQYMSGGTATGDAISFTTRTVFGPVKDGPNKNFLIVLTDGQSYDDVTGPAAAAKKAGITVFSVGVAWAPLDDLKEMASEPRESHTFFTREFTGLEQMVPDIIRGICKDYLDSKQ is encoded by the exons atGTGGCTCTCGGTGCTGCTCCTCG GCGCCTTCCTGCTCTCCGGCCCGGTGCGCGGCAGCGACGGCTCGG ctTCTACTGCTATCACGTGCTTTACAAGAGGACTTGACCTTAGAAAGGGGACAGAAGATGTCCTTTGCCCAGCAAACTGTCCTCTGTGGCAATTTTATGTCTTTGGGGATGGAGTTTATGCCTCTCTTTCGAGTGTCTGTGGAGCTGCCATACACAG TGGGGTGATTACCAACACAGGAGGAGCTGTAAAGGTACAGACTCTCCCAGGACAGGAAAGCTACCCTGCTGTAAATGCCAATGGGATCCAGTCTCAGGTGCTCTCTAGATGGGCTTCATCTTTCTCAGTGACTG CAGGTACCAAGAACGCAGCTCTGGAAGCAGTTGGGCGGTCGGTGTCCACAGCCCGTCCCTCTACAG GTAAAAGACCTAAGAAGACTCTTGATAAAAAGGCTGGAAACAAAG ACTGTAAAGCTGATATTGCATTTCTCATTGATGGAAGCTACAACATCGGCCAACGTAGGTTTAACTTGCAGAAAAACTTTGTTGGAAAAGTAGCTGTAATGTTGGGAATTGGAACAGAAGGGCCTCATGTTGGAGTTGTACAGGCCAG tGAACATCCAAAAATTGAATTCTATCTGAAAAACTTTACTGCTACAAAAGAAGTTTTGTTTGCCATAAAGGAATTGGGCTTCAGAGGAGGCAATTCCAATACAG GCAAAGCTTTGAAGTACACAGCTCAGAAATTCTTCTCTCTGGAAAATGGAGCACGGAAGGGAATTCCCAAGATCATTGTAGTGTTTCTGGATGGCTGGCCCTCAGATGATCTAGAAGAAGCGGGAATAGTGGCCAGAGAATTTGGAGTCAACGTGTTCATTGTGTCTGTAGCAAAGCCCACAacagaggagctgggaatggtACAGGACATTGGTTTTGTTGACAAA GCTGTCTGTCGAAACAATGGCTTCTTCTCTTACCAAATGCCCACCTGGTTTGGTACTACCAAATATGTAAAACCTCTTGTCCAAAAACTGTGCTCACATGAGCAGATGTTGTGTAGCAAGACTTGCTACAATTCCGTCAACATTGGTTTCCTGATAGATGGTTCCAGCAGCATTGGCGAGATCAACTTCCGCCTCATGCTTGAGTTCGTGAGCAACGTGGCAAAAGCTTTTGAGATCTCTGACATTGGCTCCAAGGTGGCAGCTGTGCAGTTCACCTACAACCAGAGAAAAGAGTTCGGCTTCACAGACCACGTCACCAAGGAAAAGGTCCTCTCGGCCATCCACAACATCCAGTACATGAGCGGCGGCACTGCTACTGGCGATGCCATTTCTTTCACAACCAGGACTGTGTTTGGGCCAGTGAAAGATGGACCTAACAAGAATTTCCTCATTGTTCTGACTGATGGTCAGTCTTATGATGATGTTACaggacctgctgcagctgcaaaaaaagcag GAATAACAGTCTTCTCTGTTGGTGTTGCCTGGGCACCTTTGGATGATCTGAAAGAAATGGCTTCTGAACCAAGAGAATCTCACACTTTCTTCACCAGGGAGTTCACAGGATTGGAGCAGATGGTACCTGATATTATTAGAGGCATCTGTAAAGACTATTTGGACtctaaacaataa